GCAGCCTGGAGAGGCAGCGATATAGCCTATCTGCACATTGAAGGGTTTGTATTCGCCGGCCAGACGGGCAACGGACTTAATATTGATGATGGGGCTACGTATGAAACACCCACGCATCATATCACCTTCCTACAATGTACTTTCCGGGATATGGCGGCCACAGGCAATAATGATTTGCTGAAACTCTCCGGTGCAGATGAGCTTATCATCCGGCAATGCACCTTTCTCAATGGCTCCAAAGGAGGCAGTGGTATAGACATGGTAGGATGCCATAACAGCCAGATCCTTCAATGCCGCTTTGAGAATATGGGATCCAATGCTGTGCAGATGAAAGGAGGGAGTAGCAACATTCGCGTGGAAGCCTGTGTATTTAAAAATGCAGGGAGCAGGGCCATTAACCTCGGTGGTAGTACCGGGCAGGCCTTTTTCAGACCAGCTGATGCCACCTGGGAAGCAGCTGATCTGAAAGTTCACAGCAACGTATTTATAGGTGCTGAAGTGCCTGTAGCCTTTGTAGGATGTATTCGGTCAGAGGTAGTGAACAATACGATATATAAACCCGGCAGATGGGTGATCCGTATCCTGCAGGAGAACAGGGATACGGCGCGTTTTGCCAAATGCAGCGATAATACCTTCCGGAACAATATTATTTGTGTAGATGACCAGGTGCGCACTGTTTGTAGTGTAGGCCCGGGAACTGCACCGGAAAGTTTTACTTTTTCCAATAATCTGTGGTTCCATACCGGTAATGCCACACTGCAATTACCGTTTTCAGAAAGCAATAGAATGACCGGCAAAGACCCGCTGTTCAGTAATGCAGATAAGGGAGATTTTTCCCTTACCGGTAATAGTCCTGCTGCGGCTGCAGGTTTTTCTTTGCAAGATCCGCAGAAGGACCATACCGGCAAACCATTCCTGCCATCACGTGTAATTGGTGCTTATGAAGTAAAGCAATAGGGCTTATTGCAACACAAACCATTCCTGCCTTCACGTGTAATTGGTGCTTATGAAGTAAGCAATAGGGCTTATTGCAACACAAACCATTCCTGCCATCACGTGTAATTGGTGCTTATGAAGTAAAGCAATAGGGCTTATTGCAATACAAACCATTCCTGCCTTCACGTGTAATTGGTGCTTATGAAATAAAGCAATAGGGCTTATTGCAACACAAACCATTCCTGCTATCACGTGTAATTGGTGCTTATGAAGTAAAGCAATAGGGCTTATTTCAGCAACGCCTTCAACTTCTCCTGCAGTGCTTCTCCCCGAAGGTTTTTAGCAACAATTTTCCCATTCGGGTCGATCAGGAAATTCTGCGGAATGGCCCGTACCTGGTAAAGCTTTGCTGCCGCATTATTCCAGAACTGCAGGTCAGACACCTGGATCCACGGTAAGCCATCCTTTTCAATGGCAGCCAGCCATGCTGCTTTTTTACCAGGCTGGTCCAGTGAAACGCCCAGTACCGTAAAGTTCTTATCTGAATATTTATGATACGCTTCTACCACGTTAGGGTTTTCTGCCCGGCAGGGCCCGCACCAGGATGCCCAGAAATCCAGCAGTACATATTTACCCCTGAAATCAGAAAGTTTAACCGGCTTATCGTTCACATCATTCTGTGAAAAATCGGGAGCAGGTGCTCCGATCGAAAGCGGCCCCAGATCATACAGTATGTTCGCAAATTCCTTAGCGGTTCTGGTGTTGCGCACAGCAGGAGAAAGCCTTTTGAAAATTGGCTCAATGCGCGGCACATCTACATCTTTTCCAGCCACTTCTATCAAGGCCTCCAGGCTGATGTAAGAACCTGGATGCTGACGGATGAAAACATATTTCAGGGAGTCTGTTTCTTTTGCCGCTGCACGATACCGTTTCATCAATGTGTCCATAAATTGCGGATCCTTTTTTTGCTGATCAGAAGCAGTGAGGTAGCTGGAATTGATGCTTTGGGTGATCTGTTCCAGGGGAGGTAATACAGCCTGTTTATATAGCTGGTGATCACTGTTCACAGATCCTCCTTTGATCTTTGCATTTTTTATTACGTCTTTGGCGGTAATTTCAATAGCACCTTTTTCCAGGTAGAGATCCAGCACATCTGCTGTTTTCTCCCATTTGGTCATTCCCTGACCGCTATGATCAATGAGCACATGCACTTTTGAGGGCTCATCCAATTGGCCGCTGAACCGGAAAGTATTTTTTTGTACTTCGGCAGAATCGAGTACCTGCTGATTAGTCCAGCCATAATCTTTGATCAGGTACGCCTTTGCCGGCTTTTTGAGTGTATTAAGTTTAATGGTGAGTGTGTATTCGTTGGACTGCGTAAACAGGGCTGCGAATAGAAGTAATGTTTTCATGAAAAATTCAGCTAATAGTGATAGAAAAACAAACAGGACGGCATGTGGCCATCCTGTTTGATGGATATGTTATTGTAAATATCCCGGGTTAGGGCTCAGGTTAGGATTTTGCAGAAGGTCAGCGGGCGGAATGGGCCAGTAAGCCATGTAAGGCTGCCAGGTAGTGGGTTTCGTGGGCGCCACTGTAGCCATCACGGCATCAATGGTTCCGGTCCGCTTCAGGTCAAAGAACCGGTGACCGCATTCTGTAAATAGTTCAGTTTGTCTTTCCTTATTGATGGCGGTAAGGAGAGTGGCTTGTGTACCTGCCGGCAAACCCTGGAGGCCTGCGCGCAGCCGCACAACATTCAGATCATCTGCTGCATTGTCTTTATTTTGCATGGCCCTTGCTTCTGCCCGGATCAGGTATTGCTCTGATAGCCTTAACATGATCTGGTATTCAGCATTGGTGGCTGAAGACTTGTATTTGCCGGGGAAGTAATACACGGTTGCAGGGTTTGTGCCGGAGGCAGCCACTGTAGATGTACGTACCCAGTTGTTAAAACGTGCATCGCCGGATTCAAAAGTATTGATCAGAAAGCTGCTTAACGCCGCGTATACAAATGAAGAACCGGGAGTTTGCGGCGGGGTGATAGTGGCAGGCATACCGTTGTTGTAAAAAGCGTATTCATTCGTCACTTTCGGGTTGTTGGTAGCCAGTGCCCAGATGGTTTCCTTACTGTTGGCGAGGAATACCTGGTTCAGTGGTAAGATGCTGTAATCTGTGTTGCTGATAAGTGCCGTTGCCTGTGCCTCAGCATTCGCCCAGTCTTTTGCATACAGGTAGGCCCTTGCCAGCATAGCTGTAGCCACGGCCTTATTGGGCCGGAAGCGGTTAGTGGTGGTAACACCGTAACCATTTTTGTATTCGTTGCTTAAAAGGGATTGCGCCATTTTAAGATCTGCGATGATCTGTTTATATACCTCTGTTTCCGGAGAGCGGGAAAGCCTGTTATTGATGGCATAATCATTAGTAAGCGCCAGCGGCACCGGGCCATAAATATTCACCAGGTAATAGTAAAAATAGGCACGCAGGAAATAACACTCACCCAGCCATTGGTTCTTGTAAACCAGGTTACCCTTGCTGGTGTTGATGCCGTCAATGGCAGTGTTCACCGTAAAGAGTTTTTTGTACAGGTCTGACCAGTTGCCGCTTTGCGCGCTTTGAATGGCGTTCTTGTAGAATACATCTGCAAAATTACCGGAAAGCAAACTGCGAAGTTCATCGGTATATAAGCCCAATGTATAACCAATGTTACCGCTTGCAGAACCCTGAAAGGGCCCGGAATTATTCATGGTCAGGTAAACCCCTGTAACAACCGTTGATGTGGTATTATCGCTGGAGTATACGTCTACAGCTGCGATAGTATTGGCTGGCAGTTGAGTGCCATCGAGGTAGGATTCACAACTGCTTAATGTGATGCTGAGTGTAAGCAGGTATTTTGAAAAACTAAGTATCTTCTTCATGTCAATGCATTAAAGTGTAACATTAATTCCGCCGGTAAATACACGCAATGGTGGGATCACACCCGCGTTTAAGTTTTCGGGGTCCAGGCCCTCAAACTCAGATATGGTCAGCAGGTTTTGCCCCTGTACATAAACAGAGAGGTTTTTGAGATGCATTTTTTTACTGATCTCCGCAGGGAGATTGTAACGGATGCTCACATTCTGCAATCGTGCATAGGTTGCCCTGCTATAGGCGCCGGTACTGTTTGTCAGCAGGTCCTGCCTGAAATAAGAGGTGAATTGTGAGCTCAGTTTTGGTATGTCTGTTACATCTCCTGGTTTTTGCCAGCGGCGCAACCACATAGTAGAACCATTGGCCCCATAGATACCAAAAGGAAACACGGTTTGGCCAAGGGAATTTTTACCCATGCGGTTGGTGAAATTAAAGGAGAAATCCAGCGTCAGTTGTTTGTAGGTAAAGCTGTTTTGCAGCCCGCCAAAGTACTTCGGTGCCAGATCTATGAATTCGGTTTTATCTGCCTGCGTTAATCCTCCCATAAAATCAGAAACATTGCCTTTAGCATCCGTGAAACTATAGTTGCCGGTTTGCGGATTCACTCCATTGTATTTGTAGAGCAATATGCCGGTAACAGGCTTATTGAGTACATAGTCTGACTTCTGATTGCTTTGGGTAGGCAGCCTCAGCAGCTTGCTTTCAGGTAATGAAATATTGAACCTGGTAGACCAGGTGAAATTCTTTGTTTTGAAGTTGGTGGTATTCAGGCTGACCTCCATGCCGCTGGTGCGGATCAATGCGTCTGAATTCAAAGCATACCTGGTATAGCCGGTAACACTGGATAAAGGCTGCTCCAATAGTTGATTGCCAGCCCGGTTTTGGTAATAGCTAAGATCTACTGTAATGCGGTCTTTTAAAAAGCCCAGTTCGAGGCCTGCTTCAGAATTAAAATTACGTTCCCAGTTCAGCACGGGATTGGGAAGTGAGTTAGGGCCTAATCCCACCTTGCCATCATAGGTCCCGCCGATCACACTATACGTTCCCAGGTACCGGAAATCGCCGATCGCATCACCACCCACAATGCCGCTGCTTACTCTTAACTTACCAAAGCTGAGCCAGGGCAAATGGTCCCTGATCAGCTTTTCCTCGCTGAAGATCCAGGCCAGTGCCGCAGAACCAAAATTCCCGATACGGCGGCCAGGTCCGAATTTCGTAGAGCCATCCCGCCGTGTATTGATGTCGATAATATATTTACTATCCCACACAAATTTCAAAATGCCATACATACCTATTGAACGGTATTCAGTGAGATTATAACTGGTGGTTACGGTGGAACCCACAGAAGGATTGTTCAGTAAAGCATCCGTTGGAAATCCTGTGCCGGTGATATCATCAAAATAAGTGATCCGGTTGTTGATCTCACCACCCAGTTTAACACTGAAATCACCTTTCTTACCGATAAACGTATTGAATTCGCCATAAGGTGAAATGGTGAAAGAGCGGGTATTATACTGATGTAAGATACCCACGGTTTGTGTTGCCGCCTGGGTATTACTGGGATTGAATACAGAAGTGGGATAACCGATCAGTTCTTTTCCGCTGATGGTATTGTACCCGAAAATACTGCGCAGCGTAACCTTTTTGATGGGCCGGTAAGTGAGTGTTGCGTTGGCTAGCAGGTTATTTGTGCGGTTCTCATACAGCCTATTGGCATTACTTGCCGTGCCGCTGCTATTAACATCACTTCCAATGGCAGCCCAGTTAATGCTGCCATCTTTATTATAGGGTGGTGGCGCATTGGGAGGCGTAAGTGCACTAACGGAAAAATCATAGGGCACCATATCGTTTTTGGAAGAGAGATACGTACCGGTTAAGGCCATATTGAATTTGTTGTTTGCCGTACTTGTATTTAAAGCAAACCGAAGTGAACCATCCCTGTTTGTTCCCCGGTGCCGTTGTATATTACCCATATCCCGGATGCTTCCGCTGATCAGGTAAGTTACGTTCTGAGCGCCTCCACTGTAAGAAAGATTGGCATTAGTGGTAACAGCAGCCTTGCCCATGAATTCCTTTTGCCAGTCGGTATAACGGTCAGCAGGCCAGGTACCGTTCAGGTCATTATCAGTCGGAGGTCCGGTAATATTATCATTTTTCAGCGCTTCCCGGCGAAGCATCAGGTACTGATCTGTATTGAGTAAAGTGGGCGTGCGGCCATTGACAGATACGCCGGTGTAAATATTTGCATTAAAAGATTGCTGGGCTGCCTTTGATCTTTTTGTAGTGATGAGGATCACGCCATAAGCTCCAGAGGAGCCATAGATGGCTGTTGCATCCACATCTTTGAGCACATCAATGCTTTCAATATCGTTCGGATTGATGTAGTTCAGCCCGCTGCCACCCTGCAGGAAATTTTGTGTGCCGTATGAAGTATTGGTGGAAAGCGGTAAAGTACTGCCGGGGTAGCGTACGCCATCCACAATGATCATAGGTTGTGTAGCGCCGGTGAACAGGTTGGCAGAGCCACGCATCCTCACGGTGAAAGCTCCTCCGGGCTGGCCGGTCACCTGCTGGATGAACAAACCGGGTACCTTGCCCTGCAATGCCTCCAATACGTTATTTACCGGGTTCTTTTCAATGTCTTTAGACGTAATAGTAGTAATGTTACCGGCATTGAACCGTTTGGTGGTGGTGCCATAGGCCGTTATCTGTACTTCATCCAATGGAGAAGTGCTTACGGCCAGGTGGATAGAGAGAGAAGAAGGATTGCCGGAGATCAGTTTTGAAGGACTGTCTTCTTTGGCAAGCTGAAAACTTCCGTTTACAAAACGGAGACTGATCGGAGCAAACCCAACAGCGGAAACCTTCAGTACATCTCCTTCATTAGCGTCAATAGAAAAAGAACCATTAGCGGCAGAAGTAGTGCCTTTATTTGTTCCCTGTATTACAATATTTACACCTGGTAAAGGCTGGCCGGTAGCAGAACGAATAATACCATGCACAGGGATGAATGTGGGGATGGCACGTTCAGGAGCCGGAGCCGGTGGTTTAACAGGCGCCACTGAGCGTTTCCTGGAAACAAGAATGGTTTTCCCCTGGATGGCGTATTCAACCGGCTGGTCTTTAAAGATCAGCTCTAACAGGTCCCGTAAAGGCTGGTCCTTCACAGATAAGGATACGGGCCTGGCATCCGCAAGCACTCCTTTCTGATTGAACAGCACATAGCCGGTTTGTTTTTTAATAACATTGAAAACCTGCTTTAAGCTCAGGTCCTTGCCGGAAAGAGTGACATTCTGTGCCCTAACGGCTGCATGAGCATGAATAAAAGCAACGGTTAATAAAAAGACAGTTAATCGCATAACCCTCATGATTTTGGTAAGCACACGCTGTTCCCCCGGGCGCATAGGAGCCCAATAGCATTTTTTTTGCATAAATTGCAGCAGATTTGGTTGTTAATAAATTGGTTGTCAGACCGTTTTTGATCAATTGGATCTATGTACCGTCACAGCTAGTCCCTGTGACGGTTTTTTATTCATATAATAAGCGTGTTTGTTACTGTAACACGATCAGTTTCCTGCCTTCTATACGAAAATGCAATTCTGTTTTTCCAAGCATGGCCAGTAAGCCGTTTAACGGAACATCCCTGGTTATTTCCCCTTCAAATTCAATGTCAGGAATGCCTTTTTCATACACTACTTCAATATCGTACCAACGTTCCAGCTGGCGCATGATCTCAGCGAGAGAAGCTCCTTCGAAATAGAACAAGCCGTTCTTCCAGGCGATGGCTTTATCTATATTGGCCTTTTCAATAACTTTTATCCCGGGTGCACCGGCTATTTGGGCCTGCTGGCCGGGTTGAAGGATCACATTCCCTGATGCGGTTTCATATGGTGCTACACGCACAGATCCTTCCAGCAGGGTAGTAGCAATCGCTTTCTCGTTTTCGTAAGCATTCACATTAAAATGTGTACCCAGCACTTTTATCTCCGCTTTATTGTTTACGATCACCCTGAAAGGCATTTCGGCATTTTTCGCCACCTCGAAATAAGCCTCACCGGTAACCTCCACTTTTCTTTCGCTGCCGGCAAATGCTGTAGGATACCGTATTGAACTGGCTGTATTCAGCCATACTTGTGTGCCATCAGGTAAGGTCACCTGGAACTGCCTGCCCTTAGGGGTAGCTATCGTATTAAATACAATTTCTCCGGATCCGTTTTCGTCAGGGGCATAGGTAAGCTGGCCGTTCGTTAACACGATACTGGCGCCTTTTTGTTTAGCGATCACACCATTGCCCAGGCTGTCCAGTACCACCTGGGAACCATCGGCCAGTGTGAGAATGGCGCCTTGTTTGCCGGGAGTTATCACTGTTGTTATAGCAGCCTGAGGTGTATTTTTCTTTTGGGTAGTCCAAAGGTAACTGCCTGCAGCAAGCAGCAGGATGATAGAAGCTGCAGCCCAGCTAAGGCTTCTGCGGGGCAGGGAACGAACACGGTGTTGGACCCTGTCGCTGTTGAGGGAACGTTCCAGCAGGGGCAATAGCGCTTTATCCTGCACGGTGTCCATGTCCAGTTCGCCTGCCATTTCTTCAAAAACAGCCTGCAATGCCTCCTGGTGCACCGGGTCATGTAAGAGACGCTGAAATTCCTCCTGCTCTGTTTCGCTAAGGCTTTTTTTCAGGTATTGACCGGCCAGGTAATATATACGTGTATTGTCCATGCGCTGTTAATAAGATGCGGGAGAAAATGAGTTGTCACTATCGGCTCTAAAAAAACAATAAAAATATAATGGCAGGTAACTGTACCGAGTCCGGCAGAAAGCTGCGGATCGTTTGCAGGGCAGCGCTGATGGCATTGCGCACATACCCGTCTGAAAGGCCAAGCTGAGCGGCTATTTCTTTCGTGGCCATACCTTTTCCCCTGCTCAATTCATAGATAGTCCTGCGCTGGGAGGGCATAACCTGCAGGGCCTGTTTCACTGCCTGTTGTATTTCCTTGACTGAAATGGCCTGCAGGGCATGGTTAAAACTTGTGCCTCCCGGCTCAAGGCCTTCCAGTTTACTATTATACAACGAAGTTTTACGGAGATATTGTAAACA
This DNA window, taken from Chitinophaga niabensis, encodes the following:
- a CDS encoding right-handed parallel beta-helix repeat-containing protein, translating into MRSLSLLMLFSCLNGPLSAKVLHTGHGQPYADLTAAARAAAPGDTILVHTGSYRGDQSLGSLQGTAAKWIYIIAQKNVLFEGGTAAWRGSDIAYLHIEGFVFAGQTGNGLNIDDGATYETPTHHITFLQCTFRDMAATGNNDLLKLSGADELIIRQCTFLNGSKGGSGIDMVGCHNSQILQCRFENMGSNAVQMKGGSSNIRVEACVFKNAGSRAINLGGSTGQAFFRPADATWEAADLKVHSNVFIGAEVPVAFVGCIRSEVVNNTIYKPGRWVIRILQENRDTARFAKCSDNTFRNNIICVDDQVRTVCSVGPGTAPESFTFSNNLWFHTGNATLQLPFSESNRMTGKDPLFSNADKGDFSLTGNSPAAAAGFSLQDPQKDHTGKPFLPSRVIGAYEVKQ
- a CDS encoding TlpA disulfide reductase family protein encodes the protein MKTLLLFAALFTQSNEYTLTIKLNTLKKPAKAYLIKDYGWTNQQVLDSAEVQKNTFRFSGQLDEPSKVHVLIDHSGQGMTKWEKTADVLDLYLEKGAIEITAKDVIKNAKIKGGSVNSDHQLYKQAVLPPLEQITQSINSSYLTASDQQKKDPQFMDTLMKRYRAAAKETDSLKYVFIRQHPGSYISLEALIEVAGKDVDVPRIEPIFKRLSPAVRNTRTAKEFANILYDLGPLSIGAPAPDFSQNDVNDKPVKLSDFRGKYVLLDFWASWCGPCRAENPNVVEAYHKYSDKNFTVLGVSLDQPGKKAAWLAAIEKDGLPWIQVSDLQFWNNAAAKLYQVRAIPQNFLIDPNGKIVAKNLRGEALQEKLKALLK
- a CDS encoding RagB/SusD family nutrient uptake outer membrane protein; amino-acid sequence: MKKILSFSKYLLTLSITLSSCESYLDGTQLPANTIAAVDVYSSDNTTSTVVTGVYLTMNNSGPFQGSASGNIGYTLGLYTDELRSLLSGNFADVFYKNAIQSAQSGNWSDLYKKLFTVNTAIDGINTSKGNLVYKNQWLGECYFLRAYFYYYLVNIYGPVPLALTNDYAINNRLSRSPETEVYKQIIADLKMAQSLLSNEYKNGYGVTTTNRFRPNKAVATAMLARAYLYAKDWANAEAQATALISNTDYSILPLNQVFLANSKETIWALATNNPKVTNEYAFYNNGMPATITPPQTPGSSFVYAALSSFLINTFESGDARFNNWVRTSTVAASGTNPATVYYFPGKYKSSATNAEYQIMLRLSEQYLIRAEARAMQNKDNAADDLNVVRLRAGLQGLPAGTQATLLTAINKERQTELFTECGHRFFDLKRTGTIDAVMATVAPTKPTTWQPYMAYWPIPPADLLQNPNLSPNPGYLQ
- a CDS encoding SusC/RagA family TonB-linked outer membrane protein, encoding MRLTVFLLTVAFIHAHAAVRAQNVTLSGKDLSLKQVFNVIKKQTGYVLFNQKGVLADARPVSLSVKDQPLRDLLELIFKDQPVEYAIQGKTILVSRKRSVAPVKPPAPAPERAIPTFIPVHGIIRSATGQPLPGVNIVIQGTNKGTTSAANGSFSIDANEGDVLKVSAVGFAPISLRFVNGSFQLAKEDSPSKLISGNPSSLSIHLAVSTSPLDEVQITAYGTTTKRFNAGNITTITSKDIEKNPVNNVLEALQGKVPGLFIQQVTGQPGGAFTVRMRGSANLFTGATQPMIIVDGVRYPGSTLPLSTNTSYGTQNFLQGGSGLNYINPNDIESIDVLKDVDATAIYGSSGAYGVILITTKRSKAAQQSFNANIYTGVSVNGRTPTLLNTDQYLMLRREALKNDNITGPPTDNDLNGTWPADRYTDWQKEFMGKAAVTTNANLSYSGGAQNVTYLISGSIRDMGNIQRHRGTNRDGSLRFALNTSTANNKFNMALTGTYLSSKNDMVPYDFSVSALTPPNAPPPYNKDGSINWAAIGSDVNSSGTASNANRLYENRTNNLLANATLTYRPIKKVTLRSIFGYNTISGKELIGYPTSVFNPSNTQAATQTVGILHQYNTRSFTISPYGEFNTFIGKKGDFSVKLGGEINNRITYFDDITGTGFPTDALLNNPSVGSTVTTSYNLTEYRSIGMYGILKFVWDSKYIIDINTRRDGSTKFGPGRRIGNFGSAALAWIFSEEKLIRDHLPWLSFGKLRVSSGIVGGDAIGDFRYLGTYSVIGGTYDGKVGLGPNSLPNPVLNWERNFNSEAGLELGFLKDRITVDLSYYQNRAGNQLLEQPLSSVTGYTRYALNSDALIRTSGMEVSLNTTNFKTKNFTWSTRFNISLPESKLLRLPTQSNQKSDYVLNKPVTGILLYKYNGVNPQTGNYSFTDAKGNVSDFMGGLTQADKTEFIDLAPKYFGGLQNSFTYKQLTLDFSFNFTNRMGKNSLGQTVFPFGIYGANGSTMWLRRWQKPGDVTDIPKLSSQFTSYFRQDLLTNSTGAYSRATYARLQNVSIRYNLPAEISKKMHLKNLSVYVQGQNLLTISEFEGLDPENLNAGVIPPLRVFTGGINVTL
- a CDS encoding FecR domain-containing protein, which produces MDNTRIYYLAGQYLKKSLSETEQEEFQRLLHDPVHQEALQAVFEEMAGELDMDTVQDKALLPLLERSLNSDRVQHRVRSLPRRSLSWAAASIILLLAAGSYLWTTQKKNTPQAAITTVITPGKQGAILTLADGSQVVLDSLGNGVIAKQKGASIVLTNGQLTYAPDENGSGEIVFNTIATPKGRQFQVTLPDGTQVWLNTASSIRYPTAFAGSERKVEVTGEAYFEVAKNAEMPFRVIVNNKAEIKVLGTHFNVNAYENEKAIATTLLEGSVRVAPYETASGNVILQPGQQAQIAGAPGIKVIEKANIDKAIAWKNGLFYFEGASLAEIMRQLERWYDIEVVYEKGIPDIEFEGEITRDVPLNGLLAMLGKTELHFRIEGRKLIVLQ
- a CDS encoding RNA polymerase sigma factor, with the translated sequence MSSNQPYSDKELFLRIAEGDETAFATLFNLYSTPLALIALRMLHSEPAKQEVVQEVFIKLWLNRDRLKEVQHPGAWLRKITIHECLQYLRKTSLYNSKLEGLEPGGTSFNHALQAISVKEIQQAVKQALQVMPSQRRTIYELSRGKGMATKEIAAQLGLSDGYVRNAISAALQTIRSFLPDSVQLPAIIFLLFF